The Clostridiales bacterium DNA segment TTAGAATCACGTTCATATATCCATGATGCATCAGACCAGTTATAATTATCCAAATCGTAAACGATAGATGCTGTCTTAGGCCGCAATTCAGAATAATTAGCGAAGGGATCAGATTTTACCAATAATTGATTATCCGAAGTTCGTATTTCAAATTTATACAACTCGCCTGATGTAACATAGGGTATAAATAATTCCCATACACCACTTTTCCCGCGATAACGCATAGGATTTCTGCGACCGTCCCATTGATTGAAAGAACCAACAACACTAACATTTTTAGCGGAAGGTGCCCAAACAGCGAATAAGGTACCAACGACATTATTTATTGTACAAATATGAGCACCTAACTTTTCATAGATTTTATAATTGTTACCCTCGTTAAATAAGTATAAATCATAGTCTGATATGACAGGTAAAAAAGAATAAGGATCAACAACATCAAAAGTATAATCATTATAGTCGGTTATTTCAAATTTATAAGAAAAGAAAACAGTATCAGTTAAAAAAACCTCGAAAAAACCATCAGGATGAATTTTTTCCATTAGATAGCGTTTATTGTCTTTTATAACGTAAAGATCTTTTGCGTTGGGCATAAAAGAACGTATAGCGAATAATCTTTTTGTAGCATCTGGAGAAGATACCTCATGAATGCCCAGCACACTAAAAGGATCAGAGTGACAAGCGTTTACGATTTTATGCACATCATAAATGGATGCAGATTGTTCCATGTTTTCACCTCGATATAATATAGTCATATATAATTTTGCCATATTTAGCGATAAAAATAACATATTTTAAAAAAAGGAGAACAAAAATATTTTCGTTCTCCTTATAATAAATATTAGTGCAATTATTTATCGAAGCCAACGTTTATGCTGTTTATGAATTCAGCGTTATTTTTTGTTTGCATTAATTTATTGACGATTATTTCAGTAACCTCGGATGTACCCATATTATTCATAGCTTTTCGTACAGTCCAAATTCCCTCTAATTCTTTTTGTGATAATAGAAGATCTTCACGTCTTGTACCAGATCTGTTTATATCAATTGCAGGGAAAATTCTCTTTTCTGACAACCGTCTGTCCAGATGAAGTTCCATATTACCCGTCCCCTTAAATTCTTCAAAAATAACATCATCCATACGACTACCTGTCTCTATCAAAGCGGTTGCTAAAACAGTGAGACTTCCACCAAATTCAATATTTCTCGCGGCGCCGAAAAACCTTTTTGGTTTGTGTAAAGCTCCTGGATCTAAACCACCAGATAATGTTCGCCCAGTAGGGGGAATAGTAAGGTTATATGCGCGAGCAAGCCTTGTTATACTGTCTAATAATATTACAACATCTTTTTTGTGTTCTACTAAGCGTTGTGCTCTATCTAAAACGATTTCAGCTACTTTTATGTGGTGTTCAGGAACCTCGTCAAAAGTAGAATAAACGACTTCACCCTTTATTGAACGTTGCATATCAGTTACTTCCTCTGGCCTCTCATCAATTAAAAGTACAATTAACTCTACATCAGGATAGTTAGTTGTAATAGCATTAGCTATTTTCTTTAAAAGAATTGTTTTACCTGCCTTAGGAGGAGAAACAATCATTCCACGTTGCCCTTTACCGATAGGAGCTATCATATCAATAAGCCTGGTAGATAGTTCTTTTGGCACAGTCTCTAAATTTATTCGTTCATTTGGGTAAATAGGTGTAAGCCTTTCGAACGGAATTCTTTTGCAGGCAACTTCAGGAGAATCTCCATTAATTGATTGTATGTATAAAAGAGCTTGAAATTTTTCACCTTCTTTAGGAACACGACTTTTTCCTTCTATTTTGTCTCCAGTTTTTAGAGAAAATCTTCTAATTTGAGATGGAGATACATACACATCTCTGGGTCCAGAAAAGAAATGAGAGCTTCGTAAGAAGCCGTAACCATCTGGAAGAACTTCTAGTATTCCGCTGACTGGACCATTATCTTCAACAGTCGCTGGATTTTGTAAAGAATCTTTTTTTTCAGAACAATCAAAGCTAGATTCTTTTTGAGTTTGCTCCTTATTTTCGAAATTGTTAGGCTGATTCTTTTTAAAAGGGAATCTTTTGGGTGATCGTGAAGGATCACTACTTTTCTTTGTAGAAGTACTAGCATCATTTTTCGAATCGTTAGAAAG contains these protein-coding regions:
- the rho gene encoding transcription termination factor Rho: MEPINLEKKTTEDLRYIAKMLGLKNISRLKKQELIELLQSANASSSIEPDKDHKKSLDKDLSNDSKNDASTSTKKSSDPSRSPKRFPFKKNQPNNFENKEQTQKESSFDCSEKKDSLQNPATVEDNGPVSGILEVLPDGYGFLRSSHFFSGPRDVYVSPSQIRRFSLKTGDKIEGKSRVPKEGEKFQALLYIQSINGDSPEVACKRIPFERLTPIYPNERINLETVPKELSTRLIDMIAPIGKGQRGMIVSPPKAGKTILLKKIANAITTNYPDVELIVLLIDERPEEVTDMQRSIKGEVVYSTFDEVPEHHIKVAEIVLDRAQRLVEHKKDVVILLDSITRLARAYNLTIPPTGRTLSGGLDPGALHKPKRFFGAARNIEFGGSLTVLATALIETGSRMDDVIFEEFKGTGNMELHLDRRLSEKRIFPAIDINRSGTRREDLLLSQKELEGIWTVRKAMNNMGTSEVTEIIVNKLMQTKNNAEFINSINVGFDK